In one window of Oryza sativa Japonica Group chromosome 9, ASM3414082v1 DNA:
- the LOC136351939 gene encoding uncharacterized protein, whose amino-acid sequence MAVSSWLPMVRRLVEQPLSSHQPASPFPPPSTPCRCVGRGAPPLHAQPAAASDRILLTRREPSMDQLKELGWAKRWSSQPYVSCRTTSLQELTRLGIKHVENLVIPSVRNDDWGFLVPYLIGSISLIVLAIGSISPGLLQAAIGAFLTVFPDYQDRVARHEAAHFLGIVLSCCTPGVCSFALRKSSFSSAPWLAVVDY is encoded by the exons ATGGCGGTGAGCTCGTGGCTGCCGATGGTTAGGCGGTTGGTGGAGCAACCATTGTCCTCCCACCAACCGGCTTCACCCTTTCCGCCGCCATCGACACCTTGTCGCTGTGTTGGACGAGGGGCTCCGCCTCTTCACGCGCAGCCAGCCGCTGCGTCCGATAGAATCCTCCTCACGCGCCGCGAACCATCGATGGACCAGCTGAAGGAGCTCGGGTGGGCCAAGCGGTGGAGCTCGCAGCCATACGTGTCGTGCCGCACG ACATCTCTGCAAGAGCTCACCAGGCTTGGGATAAAGCACGTGGAGAACCTGGTGATTCCGAGTGTCAGAAATGAT GATTGGGGCTTTTTGGTTCCTTACTTGATTGGAAGCATCTCATTGATAGTATTAGCTATCGGAAGCATTTCACCAGG TCTTCTGCAAGCAGCAATTGGCGCATTTTTAACTGTTTTTCCTGACTATCAAGACAGAGTTGCTAGGCATGAAGCTGCTCATTTTTTGG GGATAGTTCTCTCGTGTTGCACTCCAGGTGTTTGTAGTTTTGCCTTACGGAAGAGTAGTTTCAGTTCTGCTCCATGGCTTGCAGTGGTTGATTACTAG